In one Candidatus Leptovillus gracilis genomic region, the following are encoded:
- a CDS encoding GNAT family N-acetyltransferase: protein MEFATNHWPSAKSVAEQKQAGARVAVQADAEAITRLLRSAEGSHVHVDWRLPADWLGSPHFVLLPTPAVETGRFLSRLFAPPERALACLAATADPPPAAWVRVAAVAQEADSLTLLDEMLAMVTASLQETAVTQLGWLVAQAWPNRWLPALGFGLVNEIETYLKDNLDAPPLRPTADLLIRPARLADLSALAQIEVDAFEPLWRLSSETLALAQRDALCFDVAEWHGRLVGYQLSVGGPGSAHLVRLTIAHDAQGQGVGSALLAQALQTYRHHGLRRVSLNTQIDNNTSQRLYHKFGFYATGERLPVWCKTI from the coding sequence ATGGAATTCGCAACAAACCATTGGCCTTCCGCAAAATCGGTGGCAGAGCAAAAACAGGCGGGCGCGCGGGTGGCCGTCCAGGCTGATGCGGAAGCCATTACGCGGCTGCTGCGTTCAGCCGAGGGGAGCCATGTGCATGTGGATTGGCGGCTGCCGGCCGATTGGTTGGGGTCGCCCCATTTCGTCTTGCTCCCGACCCCGGCGGTAGAAACAGGCCGTTTTCTGTCCCGGTTGTTTGCACCGCCAGAACGGGCGTTGGCCTGCCTGGCCGCCACGGCCGATCCCCCACCGGCGGCGTGGGTGCGGGTGGCGGCTGTCGCCCAGGAAGCGGACAGCCTGACGCTGTTGGACGAGATGTTGGCGATGGTGACGGCCTCTTTGCAAGAGACGGCCGTTACCCAATTAGGCTGGTTGGTGGCTCAGGCGTGGCCCAATCGTTGGCTGCCCGCCCTGGGCTTTGGTCTGGTAAACGAGATCGAGACCTACCTCAAAGACAATCTAGACGCGCCGCCGCTGCGCCCCACCGCCGACCTGCTCATCCGCCCGGCGCGTCTGGCCGATCTCAGCGCATTGGCACAAATCGAAGTGGATGCGTTTGAGCCGTTATGGCGTCTGAGCAGCGAAACATTGGCCCTGGCCCAGCGAGACGCGCTCTGTTTTGACGTGGCTGAATGGCACGGCCGTCTTGTTGGCTACCAACTCAGCGTCGGGGGACCGGGCAGCGCCCACCTGGTACGCCTGACCATCGCCCACGACGCGCAAGGCCAGGGTGTGGGCAGCGCCCTGCTGGCCCAGGCGCTGCAAACCTACCGTCATCATGGCTTGCGGCGGGTCTCGCTCAACACCCAGATTGATAACAATACTTCGCAGCGCCTATACCACAAATTTGGCTTCTATGCCACCGGTGAACGGCTGCCCGTCTGGTGCAAAACTATCTGA